From the genome of Vigna angularis cultivar LongXiaoDou No.4 chromosome 11, ASM1680809v1, whole genome shotgun sequence, one region includes:
- the LOC108333961 gene encoding cytochrome P450 72A68, whose protein sequence is MEVVWRRILMLILILVLICAWRMLNWLWFTPKRLERLLREQGLQGNPYTLFVGDNNEFVKMRKEAFSKPMNLFSHDIVPRVFSFFHHSINTHGKNCFIWFGSVPRVTLTDPELIKDVFNKPHEFGKIKINPQVRLVAPGLESHEGEKWSMHRKIINPAFNLEKLKNMLPLFIKCCDDLIRKWEEMLSFNGSSEIDVWPFLQNLASDVISRTAFGSSYEEGRRIFQLLIEQSELTMQLMLKVYIPGWRFVPTATHRRMKAIDREIKASLMDIINNREKALKAGEATKNDLLDILLESNHKEIQEHGNNKNVGMNIEDVIGECKLFYFAGQETTSSLLVWTMILLSMYPDWQTRAREEVLQVFSNRKPDFEGLNHLKIVTMILNEVLRLYPPVIGLARKVRKDVKLGNLSLPAGVQVSLPIVLVHHDCELWGDDAKEFKPERFAEGVLKATNGRASLIPFGGGPRICIGQNFSLLEAKIALSMILQRFSFELSPTYTHAPTTVLTLQPQHGAQLILRKVEI, encoded by the exons ATGGAAGTAGTGTGGAGAAGGATTCTGATGCTGATTCTGATACTGGTTCTGATATGCGCATGGAGGATGCTGAATTGGTTATGGTTCACACCCAAGAGGCTTGAAAGACTTCTAAGAGAGCAAGGTCTTCAAGGCAATCCATATACACTTTTCGTTGGAGACAACAATGAATTTGTGAAGATGAGAAAGGAAGCCTTCTCCAAACCCATGAATCTCTTCTCACACGACATAGTGCCGCGTGTGTTTTCCTTTTTCCATCACAGCATCAACACACATG gcaaaaattgttttatttggtTTGGATCAGTACCTAGGGTGACCCTCACTGATCCTGAGCTAATCAAAGATGTATTCAACAAGCCGCATGAGTTCggaaagattaaaattaatccaCAAGTCAGGTTAGTAGCTCCTGGTCTTGAAAGCCACGAGGGAGAAAAGTGGAGCATGCACAGAAAGATAATCAATCCTGCTTTCAATTTAGAGAAGTTGAAG AATATGTTACCACTATTCATCAAATGCTGTGATGATCTGATTAGAAAATGGGAGGAAATGTTGTCTTTCAATGGATCAAGTGAAATAGACGTATGGCCTTTCCTTCAGAATTTGGCTAGTGACGTAATTTCACGAACAGCATTTGGAAGTAGTtatgaagaaggaagaagaatatTTCAACTTCTAATAGAGCAAAGTGAACTTACCATGCAACTTATGTTGAAAGTTTACATCCCTGGATGGAG GTTCGTACCCACTGCTACCCATAGAAGGATGAAGGCAATTGACAGGGAAATAAAGGCTTCACTTATGGATATCATTAACAACAGAGAGAAAGCACTAAAGGCAGGTGAAGCCACTAAAAATGATTTGTTAGATATACTTCTGGAGTCAAATCACAAGGAAATTCAAGAACATGGAAACAATAAGAATGTTGGAATGAATATTGAAGATGTTATTGGGGAATGCAAGCTATTTTACTTTGCAGGGCAGGAGACAACTTCATCTTTGCTTGTTTGGACAATGATATTATTGAGTATGTATCCTGATTGGCAAACACGTGCAAGGGAGGAAGTCTTACAAGTTTTTTCCAATCGAAAACCAGATTTTGAGGGATTGAATCACCTTAAGATT GTTACCATGATTTTGAATGAGGTTCTCAGGCTATACCCACCGGTAATTGGTCTTGCTCGAAAAGTTCGTAAAGATGTGAAACTAGGAAATCTATCATTACCTGCTGGAGTGCAAGTTTCCTTGCCAATAGTTTTGGTTCACCATGATTGTGAGCTCTGGGGTGATGATGCTAAAGAGTTCAAACCTGAGAGATTTGCTGAAGGAGTTCTAAAGGCCACAAATGGAAGAGCTTCACTGATTCCCTTTGGAGGTGGTCCTAGGATATGCATTGGACAAAACTTCTCCTTGTTGGAAGCAAAGATTGCTTTGTCAATGATTTTACAACGTTTCTCGTTTGAACTCTCTCCAACCTATACCCATGCTCCAACAACTGTGCTTACTCTTCAACCCCAACATGGTGCTCAACTCATTCTACGTAAAGTAGAAATATAA
- the LOC108332335 gene encoding uncharacterized protein LOC108332335 isoform X2 yields MRFSGYIAQWRSAAKEAMDRTGITVNFLCWLHFTSNYLCSPVHAYGVSMLPTLNVTGDILLADHLSPLLGNVGHGDLVLVRSPLNPKIRLTKRVVAVEGDTVTYFDPLHSEASQVAVVPKGHVWIQGDNIYASRDSRHFGPVPYGLIEGKVFFRVWPPSSFGLLDQ; encoded by the exons ATGAGGTTTTCGGGTTACATAGCTCAATGGAGAAGCGCAGCGAAGGAAGCGATGGACCGCACAGGCATCACTGTGAATTTCCTGTGTTGGCTTCACTTCACCAGCAACTACCTCTGTTCCCCGGTTCAC GCGTATGGGGTTAGCATGCTCCCCACTCTCAACGTCACCGGCGACATCCTCCTCGCCGACCACCTCTCCCCGCTGCTCGGGAACGTCGGCCACGGCGACTTGGTTCTCGTTCGGTCCCCTCTCAACCCTAAAATCAGGTTGACGAAGCGCGTCGTGGCCGTGGAAGGGGACACCGTCACTTACTTCGACCCGTTGCACTCTGAAGCTTCTCAAGTTGCAGTG GTGCCAAAGGGGCATGTTTGGATTCAAGGGGATAACATTTACGCCTCCCGTGACTCACGCCATTTCGGTCCTGTCCCATATGGTCTCATTGAAGGAAAAGTGTTTTTCCGG GTATGGCCACCAAGTAGCTTTGGATTACTCGATCAATGA
- the LOC108332335 gene encoding uncharacterized protein LOC108332335 isoform X1: protein MRFSGYIAQWRSAAKEAMDRTGITVNFLCWLHFTSNYLCSPVHAYGVSMLPTLNVTGDILLADHLSPLLGNVGHGDLVLVRSPLNPKIRLTKRVVAVEGDTVTYFDPLHSEASQVAVVPKGHVWIQGDNIYASRDSRHFGPVPYGLIEGKVFFRELCIVNIEKTFAKLRH from the exons ATGAGGTTTTCGGGTTACATAGCTCAATGGAGAAGCGCAGCGAAGGAAGCGATGGACCGCACAGGCATCACTGTGAATTTCCTGTGTTGGCTTCACTTCACCAGCAACTACCTCTGTTCCCCGGTTCAC GCGTATGGGGTTAGCATGCTCCCCACTCTCAACGTCACCGGCGACATCCTCCTCGCCGACCACCTCTCCCCGCTGCTCGGGAACGTCGGCCACGGCGACTTGGTTCTCGTTCGGTCCCCTCTCAACCCTAAAATCAGGTTGACGAAGCGCGTCGTGGCCGTGGAAGGGGACACCGTCACTTACTTCGACCCGTTGCACTCTGAAGCTTCTCAAGTTGCAGTG GTGCCAAAGGGGCATGTTTGGATTCAAGGGGATAACATTTACGCCTCCCGTGACTCACGCCATTTCGGTCCTGTCCCATATGGTCTCATTGAAGGAAAAGTGTTTTTCCGG GAGTTGTGCATAGTCAACATCGAAAAGACATTCGCTAAGCTCCGACATTAA
- the LOC108333962 gene encoding cytochrome P450 72A68 isoform X3, with product MNPQIRLLAPGLVRLEGEKWSKHRKIINPAFNLEKLKDMLPLFIKCCDDLISKWEEMLSFNGSSEIDIWPFLQTLASDAISRTAFGSSYEEGRRIFQLLKEQTELTVQLLLKVYIPGWRFVPTATHRRMKAIDREIKASLMDIINNREKALKEGEATKHDLLDILLESNHKEIQEHGNNKNVGMNIEDVIAECRLFYFAGQETTSSLLVWTMILLSMYPDWQTRAREEILQVFSNRKPDFDGLNHLKIVTMILNEVLRLYPPVIGLARKVRKDVKLGNLSLPAGVQVSLPIVLVHHDCELWGDDAKEFKPERFAEGVLKATNGRASLIPFGGGPRICIGQNFSLLEAKIALSMILQRFSFELSPTYTHAPTTVLTLQPQHGAQLILRKLEI from the exons ATGAATCCACAAATCAGGTTACTAGCTCCTGGCCTTGTAAGACTCGAGGGAGAAAAGTGGAGCAAGCACAGAAAGATAATCAATCCTGCTTTCAACTTAGAGAAGTTGAAG GATATGTTACCACTATTCATCAAATGTTGTGATGATCTGATTAGCAAATGGGAGGAAATGTTGTCTTTCAATGGATCAAGTGAAATAGACATATGGCCTTTCCTTCAGACTTTGGCTAGTGACGCAATTTCTCGAACAGCATTTGGAAGTAGTTATGAAGAAGGACGAAGAATATTTCAACTTCTAAAAGAGCAAACTGAACTAACAGTACAACTTCTGTTGAAAGTTTACATCCCTGGATGGAG GTTTGTACCCACTGCTACCCATAGAAGGATGAAGGCAATTGACAGGGAAATAAAGGCTTCACTTATGGATATTATTAATAACAGAGAGAAAGCACTAAAGGAGGGTGAAGCCACTAAACATGACTTGTTAGATATACTTCTGGAGTCAAATCACAAGGAAATTCAAGAACATGGAAACAATAAGAATGTTGGAATGAATATTGAAGATGTTATTGCGGAATGCAGATTATTTTACTTTGCAGGGCAGGAGACCACTTCATCTTTGCTTGTTTGGACAATGATATTATTGAGTATGTACCCTGATTGGCAAACACGTGCAAGGGAGGAAATCTTACAAGTTTTTTCCAATCGAAAACCAGATTTTGATGGATTGAATCACCTTAAGATT GTTACCATGATTTTGAATGAGGTTCTCAGGCTATACCCACCGGTAATTGGTCTTGCTCGAAAAGTTCGTAAAGATGTGAAACTAGGAAATCTATCATTACCTGCTGGAGTGCAAGTTTCCTTGCCAATAGTTTTGGTTCACCATGATTGTGAGCTCTGGGGTGATGATGCTAAAGAGTTCAAACCTGAGAGATTTGCTGAAGGAGTTCTAAAGGCCACAAATGGAAGAGCTTCACTGATTCCCTTTGGAGGTGGTCCTAGGATATGCATTGGACAAAACTTCTCCTTGTTGGAAGCAAAGATTGCTTTGTCAATGATTTTACAACGTTTCTCGTTTGAACTCTCTCCGACCTATACCCATGCTCCAACGACTGTGCTTACTCTTCAACCCCAACATGGTGCTCAACTCATTCTACgtaaattagaaatataa
- the LOC108333962 gene encoding cytochrome P450 72A68 isoform X2 has translation MFYLEISKLSKNSFIWFGPAPRVTLTDPELIKEVFNKSNDFEKITMNPQIRLLAPGLVRLEGEKWSKHRKIINPAFNLEKLKDMLPLFIKCCDDLISKWEEMLSFNGSSEIDIWPFLQTLASDAISRTAFGSSYEEGRRIFQLLKEQTELTVQLLLKVYIPGWRFVPTATHRRMKAIDREIKASLMDIINNREKALKEGEATKHDLLDILLESNHKEIQEHGNNKNVGMNIEDVIAECRLFYFAGQETTSSLLVWTMILLSMYPDWQTRAREEILQVFSNRKPDFDGLNHLKIVTMILNEVLRLYPPVIGLARKVRKDVKLGNLSLPAGVQVSLPIVLVHHDCELWGDDAKEFKPERFAEGVLKATNGRASLIPFGGGPRICIGQNFSLLEAKIALSMILQRFSFELSPTYTHAPTTVLTLQPQHGAQLILRKLEI, from the exons atgttttatcTGGAAATAAGTAAGCTAA gtaaaaattcttttatttggttTGGACCGGCACCAAGGGTGACCCTCACTGATCCTGAGCTAATCAAAGAAGTATTCAACAAGTCTAATGACTTCGAAAAGATTACCATGAATCCACAAATCAGGTTACTAGCTCCTGGCCTTGTAAGACTCGAGGGAGAAAAGTGGAGCAAGCACAGAAAGATAATCAATCCTGCTTTCAACTTAGAGAAGTTGAAG GATATGTTACCACTATTCATCAAATGTTGTGATGATCTGATTAGCAAATGGGAGGAAATGTTGTCTTTCAATGGATCAAGTGAAATAGACATATGGCCTTTCCTTCAGACTTTGGCTAGTGACGCAATTTCTCGAACAGCATTTGGAAGTAGTTATGAAGAAGGACGAAGAATATTTCAACTTCTAAAAGAGCAAACTGAACTAACAGTACAACTTCTGTTGAAAGTTTACATCCCTGGATGGAG GTTTGTACCCACTGCTACCCATAGAAGGATGAAGGCAATTGACAGGGAAATAAAGGCTTCACTTATGGATATTATTAATAACAGAGAGAAAGCACTAAAGGAGGGTGAAGCCACTAAACATGACTTGTTAGATATACTTCTGGAGTCAAATCACAAGGAAATTCAAGAACATGGAAACAATAAGAATGTTGGAATGAATATTGAAGATGTTATTGCGGAATGCAGATTATTTTACTTTGCAGGGCAGGAGACCACTTCATCTTTGCTTGTTTGGACAATGATATTATTGAGTATGTACCCTGATTGGCAAACACGTGCAAGGGAGGAAATCTTACAAGTTTTTTCCAATCGAAAACCAGATTTTGATGGATTGAATCACCTTAAGATT GTTACCATGATTTTGAATGAGGTTCTCAGGCTATACCCACCGGTAATTGGTCTTGCTCGAAAAGTTCGTAAAGATGTGAAACTAGGAAATCTATCATTACCTGCTGGAGTGCAAGTTTCCTTGCCAATAGTTTTGGTTCACCATGATTGTGAGCTCTGGGGTGATGATGCTAAAGAGTTCAAACCTGAGAGATTTGCTGAAGGAGTTCTAAAGGCCACAAATGGAAGAGCTTCACTGATTCCCTTTGGAGGTGGTCCTAGGATATGCATTGGACAAAACTTCTCCTTGTTGGAAGCAAAGATTGCTTTGTCAATGATTTTACAACGTTTCTCGTTTGAACTCTCTCCGACCTATACCCATGCTCCAACGACTGTGCTTACTCTTCAACCCCAACATGGTGCTCAACTCATTCTACgtaaattagaaatataa
- the LOC108333962 gene encoding cytochrome P450 72A68 isoform X1: MEVVWTRILILILILVLICTWRMLNWLWFTPKRLERLLREQGLQGNPYTLFVGDTNEFVKMRTEAFSKPMNLFSHDIVPRVFSFFHHSINTHGKNSFIWFGPAPRVTLTDPELIKEVFNKSNDFEKITMNPQIRLLAPGLVRLEGEKWSKHRKIINPAFNLEKLKDMLPLFIKCCDDLISKWEEMLSFNGSSEIDIWPFLQTLASDAISRTAFGSSYEEGRRIFQLLKEQTELTVQLLLKVYIPGWRFVPTATHRRMKAIDREIKASLMDIINNREKALKEGEATKHDLLDILLESNHKEIQEHGNNKNVGMNIEDVIAECRLFYFAGQETTSSLLVWTMILLSMYPDWQTRAREEILQVFSNRKPDFDGLNHLKIVTMILNEVLRLYPPVIGLARKVRKDVKLGNLSLPAGVQVSLPIVLVHHDCELWGDDAKEFKPERFAEGVLKATNGRASLIPFGGGPRICIGQNFSLLEAKIALSMILQRFSFELSPTYTHAPTTVLTLQPQHGAQLILRKLEI, translated from the exons ATGGAAGTAGTGTGGACAAGGATTCTGATACTGATTCTGATACTGGTTCTGATATGCACATGGAGGATGCTGAATTGGTTATGGTTCACACCGAAGAGGCTTGAAAGGCTTCTAAGAGAGCAAGGTCTTCAAGGCAATCCATATACGCTTTTCGTTGGAGACACCAATGAATTTGTGAAGATGAGAACGGAAGCCTTCTCCAAACCCATGAATCTCTTCTCACACGACATAGTGCCACGTGTGTTTTCCTTTTTCCATCACAGTATCAACACACATG gtaaaaattcttttatttggttTGGACCGGCACCAAGGGTGACCCTCACTGATCCTGAGCTAATCAAAGAAGTATTCAACAAGTCTAATGACTTCGAAAAGATTACCATGAATCCACAAATCAGGTTACTAGCTCCTGGCCTTGTAAGACTCGAGGGAGAAAAGTGGAGCAAGCACAGAAAGATAATCAATCCTGCTTTCAACTTAGAGAAGTTGAAG GATATGTTACCACTATTCATCAAATGTTGTGATGATCTGATTAGCAAATGGGAGGAAATGTTGTCTTTCAATGGATCAAGTGAAATAGACATATGGCCTTTCCTTCAGACTTTGGCTAGTGACGCAATTTCTCGAACAGCATTTGGAAGTAGTTATGAAGAAGGACGAAGAATATTTCAACTTCTAAAAGAGCAAACTGAACTAACAGTACAACTTCTGTTGAAAGTTTACATCCCTGGATGGAG GTTTGTACCCACTGCTACCCATAGAAGGATGAAGGCAATTGACAGGGAAATAAAGGCTTCACTTATGGATATTATTAATAACAGAGAGAAAGCACTAAAGGAGGGTGAAGCCACTAAACATGACTTGTTAGATATACTTCTGGAGTCAAATCACAAGGAAATTCAAGAACATGGAAACAATAAGAATGTTGGAATGAATATTGAAGATGTTATTGCGGAATGCAGATTATTTTACTTTGCAGGGCAGGAGACCACTTCATCTTTGCTTGTTTGGACAATGATATTATTGAGTATGTACCCTGATTGGCAAACACGTGCAAGGGAGGAAATCTTACAAGTTTTTTCCAATCGAAAACCAGATTTTGATGGATTGAATCACCTTAAGATT GTTACCATGATTTTGAATGAGGTTCTCAGGCTATACCCACCGGTAATTGGTCTTGCTCGAAAAGTTCGTAAAGATGTGAAACTAGGAAATCTATCATTACCTGCTGGAGTGCAAGTTTCCTTGCCAATAGTTTTGGTTCACCATGATTGTGAGCTCTGGGGTGATGATGCTAAAGAGTTCAAACCTGAGAGATTTGCTGAAGGAGTTCTAAAGGCCACAAATGGAAGAGCTTCACTGATTCCCTTTGGAGGTGGTCCTAGGATATGCATTGGACAAAACTTCTCCTTGTTGGAAGCAAAGATTGCTTTGTCAATGATTTTACAACGTTTCTCGTTTGAACTCTCTCCGACCTATACCCATGCTCCAACGACTGTGCTTACTCTTCAACCCCAACATGGTGCTCAACTCATTCTACgtaaattagaaatataa